One genomic region from Amycolatopsis sp. FBCC-B4732 encodes:
- a CDS encoding FtsW/RodA/SpoVE family cell cycle protein: MGQPVARSAEPLAAQFQTNPPREVPTRRNTELVLLGFAAFIVTIALVLVEANQEQELTASILWLGLAYLGIFAAAHLAVRKWAPYADPVLLPCVALLNGIGLVMIHRIDLALAERALQNGKDYTPAVTAQVLFTVISLVFFVAVLVVVNDHRTLTRYGYTAGLVGIVALALPALLPSSLSEVNGAKVWLKLPFFSIQPGEFAKILLMVFFASFLVSKRDLFMVAGKRLVGVELPRARDLGPILIAAFVCIGILVFEKDLGTSLLFFSVILVMLYVATERAIWVVLGLSFFAVGCVIAYNLFGHVQQRVANWLDPLATYDEAGGGYQLAQGLFGLGTGGVGGTGLGAGRPDMVPEANTDFITASIGEELGFIGLAAVLMLYLLVAMRGMRSALAVRDTFGKLLGGGLAFTMVMQIFVVVGGVTKLIPETGITAPFLSKGGSSLLANYILVALLLRISDAARKPAARPKPQQQPQAPIAEAHTVLVQRPPADGGAQA, from the coding sequence ATGGGCCAGCCCGTCGCGCGTTCCGCCGAACCGCTCGCCGCGCAGTTCCAGACGAACCCGCCGCGCGAGGTCCCGACCCGGCGCAACACCGAGCTCGTCCTGCTGGGCTTCGCGGCGTTCATCGTCACGATCGCGCTGGTGCTCGTCGAGGCGAACCAGGAGCAGGAGCTCACCGCCTCGATCCTCTGGCTCGGGCTGGCCTACCTCGGCATCTTCGCCGCCGCGCACCTCGCCGTCCGCAAGTGGGCGCCGTACGCGGATCCGGTGCTGCTCCCCTGCGTCGCGCTGCTCAACGGCATCGGCCTGGTGATGATCCACCGGATCGACCTGGCGCTGGCCGAACGGGCCCTGCAGAACGGCAAGGACTACACGCCCGCCGTCACCGCGCAGGTCCTGTTCACGGTGATCTCGCTGGTGTTCTTCGTCGCCGTGCTGGTCGTGGTCAACGACCACCGCACCCTGACCCGCTACGGCTACACCGCGGGCCTGGTCGGGATCGTCGCGCTGGCGCTGCCCGCGCTGCTGCCGTCGAGCCTCTCCGAGGTCAACGGCGCCAAGGTGTGGCTGAAGCTGCCGTTCTTCTCGATCCAGCCGGGCGAGTTCGCGAAGATCCTGCTGATGGTCTTCTTCGCTTCGTTCCTGGTGTCGAAGCGGGACCTGTTCATGGTGGCGGGAAAGCGGCTCGTCGGCGTCGAGCTGCCGCGCGCCCGCGACCTCGGCCCGATCCTCATCGCCGCGTTCGTCTGCATCGGCATCCTGGTGTTCGAGAAGGACCTCGGCACCTCGCTGCTGTTCTTCAGCGTCATCCTCGTGATGCTGTACGTCGCGACCGAGCGGGCCATCTGGGTCGTCCTCGGCCTGAGCTTCTTCGCGGTCGGCTGCGTCATCGCCTACAACCTCTTCGGGCACGTCCAGCAGCGCGTCGCGAACTGGCTGGACCCGCTGGCCACCTACGACGAGGCGGGCGGCGGTTACCAGCTCGCCCAAGGCCTGTTCGGGCTCGGCACCGGCGGCGTCGGCGGCACCGGGCTCGGCGCCGGCCGGCCGGACATGGTGCCCGAGGCCAACACCGACTTCATCACCGCGTCGATCGGCGAAGAGCTCGGCTTCATCGGGCTGGCCGCCGTCCTGATGCTGTACTTGCTGGTCGCGATGCGCGGCATGCGCAGCGCGCTCGCGGTGCGCGACACGTTCGGCAAGCTGCTCGGCGGCGGGCTCGCGTTCACCATGGTCATGCAGATCTTCGTCGTCGTCGGCGGGGTCACGAAACTCATCCCGGAGACCGGTATCACCGCGCCCTTCCTGTCCAAGGGCGGCTCGTCGCTGCTCGCGAACTACATCCTGGTCGCGCTGCTGCTCCGGATCTCCGACGCCGCCCGCAAGCCGGCCGCCCGCCCGAAGCCGCAGCAGCAGCCCCAGGCGCCGATCGCGGAAGCGCACACGGTGCTCGTGCAGCGCCCGCCGGCGGACGGGGGCGCGCAGGCATGA
- a CDS encoding penicillin-binding protein 2, with protein MNTPLRKVGMAMLVMVVLLLANATYIQVVKADDYRTDSRNARVLYDEFARQRGKIVSQANGEVLASVDPSNDKYKYIRTYADGPMYAPVTGYYSINYGAGGLERSEDDVLNGSDPRLFVRRLSDMVTGRDPSGGNVRLTIDPAVQKAAYDLMTQKGYTGSVVALEPKTGRILAMVSTPSYDPNKLASHTSKAQTDAWNANNKDPKKPMLNRAISETYPPGSTFKLVTAAAVLEDGKGPDTPVDPAPNTKLPGTSVTLENYAGAACPGTTFKDALAHSCNVPFAQFAGQLGADKMKKTAANFGIGQTDLTVPMKVAPSTVGPLDSQGALYQSGIGQRDVRLTPLQDCLLAATVANGGMAMKPQLVQSVLAPDLSTIEDYSPTELTGTAALSSSNAAILKDMMIASEGFTKGGGKRADIQIASKTGTAEHGTDSKNTAPHAWYTGFAPANDPQIAVAVIVEDGGNRGLAATGGTVAAEIGRAAINAKLGGG; from the coding sequence ATGAACACCCCGCTCCGCAAGGTCGGCATGGCGATGCTCGTCATGGTCGTCCTGCTGCTGGCCAACGCCACCTACATCCAGGTGGTGAAGGCCGACGACTACCGCACCGACTCGCGCAACGCGCGCGTGCTCTACGACGAGTTCGCCCGCCAGCGCGGCAAGATCGTGTCGCAGGCCAACGGCGAGGTGCTGGCCAGCGTCGACCCGTCCAACGACAAGTACAAGTACATCCGGACCTACGCCGACGGCCCGATGTACGCGCCGGTCACCGGCTACTACTCGATCAACTACGGCGCCGGCGGCCTCGAGCGCTCCGAGGACGACGTCCTGAACGGCTCCGACCCGCGGCTGTTCGTGCGGCGGCTCTCGGACATGGTCACCGGCCGCGACCCCAGCGGCGGCAACGTCCGGCTGACCATCGACCCGGCCGTGCAGAAGGCCGCGTACGACCTGATGACGCAGAAGGGCTACACCGGCTCCGTCGTCGCGCTGGAGCCGAAGACCGGCCGGATCCTGGCGATGGTCTCGACGCCGTCGTACGACCCGAACAAGCTGGCTTCGCACACGTCGAAGGCGCAGACCGACGCCTGGAACGCGAACAACAAGGACCCGAAGAAGCCCATGCTGAACCGGGCGATCTCCGAGACCTACCCGCCGGGTTCGACGTTCAAGCTCGTCACCGCGGCGGCCGTGCTCGAGGACGGCAAGGGCCCGGACACCCCGGTCGACCCGGCGCCGAACACGAAGCTCCCCGGCACCAGCGTGACGCTGGAGAACTACGCCGGCGCCGCGTGCCCGGGCACCACGTTCAAGGACGCGCTCGCGCACTCCTGCAACGTGCCGTTCGCGCAGTTCGCCGGCCAGCTCGGCGCGGACAAGATGAAGAAGACGGCGGCGAACTTCGGCATCGGGCAGACCGACCTGACCGTGCCGATGAAGGTCGCGCCGTCGACGGTCGGCCCGCTCGACTCGCAGGGCGCGCTCTACCAGAGCGGCATCGGCCAGCGCGACGTCCGGCTCACGCCACTGCAGGACTGCCTGCTCGCGGCCACCGTGGCCAACGGCGGGATGGCGATGAAGCCGCAGCTCGTGCAGTCGGTGCTGGCGCCGGACCTGTCGACCATCGAGGACTACAGCCCCACCGAGCTCACCGGCACGGCGGCACTTTCGTCGTCGAACGCCGCGATCCTCAAGGACATGATGATCGCTTCCGAGGGCTTCACCAAGGGCGGCGGCAAGCGCGCGGACATCCAGATCGCGTCGAAGACCGGCACCGCCGAACACGGCACGGACTCCAAGAACACCGCACCGCACGCCTGGTACACCGGTTTCGCCCCGGCGAACGACCCGCAGATCGCGGTCGCCGTCATCGTCGAAGACGGTGGCAACCGCGGGCTCGCGGCCACCGGCGGTACCGTCGCGGCGGAAATCGGCCGCGCGGCGATCAACGCCAAGCTCGGGGGTGGATAG
- a CDS encoding serine/threonine-protein kinase — protein sequence MLSSGQLLAERYKLTSRIAVGGMGEVWQASDTRLDRTVAVKILKAELSGDAEFLHRFRTEARMTASLNHPGIAAVHDYGETLFDGDLSIAYLVMELVDGDPLAGLLAKHGRLSAEFTLDMLEQAGNALQAAHEQGLVHRDVKPGNILVTSAGQVKITDFGVAKAADAAPVTRSGMVMGTAHYIAPEQALGSPAEPASDVYSLAVCGYECLAGHRPFLSENAVTVAMMHIRDIAPPLPPDVPPAARAVIEATLVKDPRQRYNNGGEFAAAVAAVRAGLPLPAPSGLVNAAYATGQQPQQQPPPQQQVPQQPVPPQQQHMPVGPPSPAVNPMVVIGPPSRPAVRPVMMPVPKKKSQWGWWALLAAILLVVLVAGIVLIAKMIGSSGSPPHTGQTTSQVVPGRQPPTEEPPATSVLPAESPGTTDDGQQGIMTTPWTEWNGTQR from the coding sequence ATGCTGTCCTCGGGCCAGCTGCTGGCCGAGAGGTACAAGCTGACGAGCCGGATCGCCGTCGGCGGGATGGGCGAGGTCTGGCAGGCCAGCGACACCCGCCTGGACCGGACCGTGGCTGTCAAGATCCTCAAGGCCGAGCTCTCCGGTGACGCCGAGTTCCTCCACCGCTTCCGGACCGAAGCGCGGATGACGGCGTCGCTCAACCACCCCGGCATCGCCGCGGTGCACGACTACGGCGAGACCCTGTTCGACGGCGACCTGTCGATCGCGTACCTGGTGATGGAGCTCGTCGACGGCGACCCGCTGGCCGGCTTGCTGGCCAAGCACGGGCGGCTGTCGGCGGAGTTCACGCTCGACATGCTCGAGCAGGCGGGCAACGCGCTGCAGGCCGCGCACGAACAGGGCCTGGTCCACCGCGACGTCAAGCCGGGCAACATCCTGGTGACGTCGGCGGGCCAGGTGAAGATCACCGACTTCGGGGTGGCGAAGGCCGCGGACGCGGCCCCGGTCACCCGGTCCGGCATGGTCATGGGCACCGCGCACTACATCGCGCCGGAGCAGGCGCTCGGCTCCCCGGCCGAGCCGGCGTCCGACGTCTACTCGCTCGCGGTGTGCGGGTACGAATGCCTCGCCGGGCACCGGCCGTTCCTTTCCGAGAACGCCGTCACGGTCGCGATGATGCACATCCGCGACATCGCGCCGCCGCTGCCACCCGACGTGCCGCCCGCGGCGCGCGCGGTGATCGAAGCGACGCTGGTCAAGGACCCGCGGCAGCGCTACAACAACGGCGGCGAGTTCGCGGCCGCCGTCGCCGCGGTCCGCGCGGGGCTGCCGCTGCCGGCCCCGTCCGGTCTGGTCAACGCCGCCTACGCGACCGGGCAGCAGCCGCAGCAGCAACCGCCGCCGCAGCAGCAGGTTCCGCAGCAGCCGGTCCCGCCGCAGCAACAGCACATGCCGGTCGGTCCGCCGTCGCCCGCGGTGAACCCGATGGTCGTCATCGGCCCGCCGTCCCGCCCCGCGGTGCGGCCGGTCATGATGCCGGTCCCGAAGAAGAAGTCCCAATGGGGCTGGTGGGCGCTCCTCGCGGCGATCCTGCTCGTTGTCCTGGTGGCGGGGATCGTGCTGATCGCGAAGATGATCGGCAGCTCCGGCTCGCCGCCGCACACCGGCCAGACGACGAGCCAGGTGGTCCCGGGCAGACAGCCGCCCACGGAAGAGCCGCCCGCTACGAGTGTCCTACCGGCGGAGTCTCCCGGCACGACCGACGATGGCCAGCAAGGCATCATGACCACACCTTGGACGGAATGGAACGGCACCCAGAGATGA
- the pknB gene encoding Stk1 family PASTA domain-containing Ser/Thr kinase yields MSTPRLLSNRYELGETLGYGGMSEVHHGHDVRLGREVAIKILRADLARDPQFLERFRREAQNAAALNHPAIVAVYDTGEANAEFGPLPYIVMEYVEGRTLRDIVKTEGPMSQKRAMEVMADVCAALDFSHRHGIVHRDVKPANVMITKNGAVKVMDFGIARAMHDGQSAMTQTAAVIGTAQYLSPEQARGESVDARSDVYAAGCVLYELITGEPPFTGDSPVAVAYQHVREDPSPPSSVNPAVAPELDAVVLKALAKGPANRYQSAAEMRSDLVRTLSGQRPAAPMVMSEDERTQVMNSDRRQPQRYEEYSEPDDEDPKAKRRRRTILAALAAVFVLGAVLLIMWLSGSFKSNESTTVAIPDVLHQRVPQAKETLIGKGFKTFDTKNVTCGVQPTDGSPTCTQDDINNVVKIDPNVGTPVSTDAKITLYVGVAPGKASVPDLKGKTRDQAEKALTDAKLTLNPDVQEVEVDDPNQAGLVQNQTPTASSEVDEGTSVQITVAKSKELKSVQDFTGKPYSQADSALRALGFKTKKLEQASDTVPKDSVITQNPNGGSLAVGATITLTVSTGPENTDQIQMPTLVGMTTDQAEEKLRSMGWTGKLNEKADRNSNAPEGTITGQSQQPGTQISKDANITVNVSEGSGIPSFTFTPPTSSR; encoded by the coding sequence ATGAGCACACCCAGACTGCTCTCCAACCGGTACGAGCTGGGCGAAACGCTCGGCTACGGAGGCATGTCCGAGGTCCATCACGGCCACGACGTGCGCCTGGGCCGGGAAGTCGCGATCAAGATCCTCCGTGCCGATCTCGCCAGGGACCCGCAGTTCCTGGAGCGCTTCCGCCGTGAAGCGCAGAACGCCGCCGCGCTGAACCACCCGGCGATCGTCGCGGTCTACGACACGGGTGAGGCCAACGCCGAGTTCGGGCCGCTGCCGTACATCGTCATGGAGTACGTCGAAGGCCGGACGCTGCGCGACATCGTCAAGACCGAAGGCCCGATGTCGCAGAAGCGGGCCATGGAGGTCATGGCCGACGTCTGCGCGGCGCTGGACTTCTCCCACCGGCACGGCATCGTGCACCGCGACGTCAAGCCGGCCAACGTGATGATCACGAAGAACGGCGCGGTCAAGGTGATGGACTTCGGCATCGCGCGCGCGATGCACGACGGCCAGTCCGCCATGACCCAGACCGCCGCGGTGATCGGCACGGCGCAGTACCTGTCGCCGGAGCAGGCGCGCGGCGAGTCCGTCGACGCCCGCTCCGACGTCTACGCCGCCGGTTGCGTGCTCTACGAACTCATCACCGGCGAGCCGCCGTTCACCGGCGATTCCCCGGTCGCGGTCGCCTACCAGCACGTCCGGGAAGACCCGAGCCCGCCGTCGTCGGTGAACCCGGCGGTGGCGCCCGAGCTCGACGCCGTCGTGCTGAAGGCGCTGGCCAAGGGCCCGGCGAACCGCTACCAGTCGGCGGCGGAGATGCGCTCGGACCTGGTGCGCACGCTCTCGGGCCAGCGCCCGGCGGCGCCGATGGTGATGTCCGAGGACGAGCGCACCCAGGTGATGAACTCCGACCGGCGCCAGCCGCAGCGCTACGAGGAGTACAGCGAACCGGACGACGAGGACCCGAAGGCCAAGCGCCGCCGCCGGACGATCCTGGCCGCGCTCGCCGCCGTGTTCGTGCTCGGCGCGGTGCTGCTCATCATGTGGCTGTCGGGTTCGTTCAAGAGCAACGAATCCACGACGGTGGCGATCCCGGACGTGCTGCACCAGCGGGTGCCGCAGGCCAAGGAAACGTTGATCGGCAAGGGCTTCAAGACGTTCGACACGAAGAACGTCACCTGCGGCGTGCAGCCGACCGACGGCAGCCCGACGTGCACGCAGGACGACATCAACAACGTCGTCAAGATCGACCCGAACGTCGGGACCCCGGTCAGCACGGACGCGAAGATCACCCTCTACGTCGGGGTCGCCCCGGGCAAGGCCAGCGTGCCGGACCTCAAGGGCAAGACGCGCGACCAGGCCGAAAAGGCGTTGACCGACGCGAAGCTGACGCTGAACCCGGACGTCCAGGAAGTCGAGGTCGACGACCCGAACCAGGCCGGCCTGGTGCAGAATCAGACACCGACGGCGTCGTCGGAGGTCGACGAGGGCACCAGCGTGCAGATCACGGTCGCGAAGTCCAAGGAACTCAAGTCGGTCCAGGACTTCACCGGCAAGCCGTACTCGCAGGCCGACTCGGCGCTGCGCGCGCTCGGCTTCAAGACCAAGAAGCTCGAGCAGGCCTCGGACACGGTCCCGAAGGACAGCGTCATCACGCAGAACCCGAACGGCGGTTCGCTGGCCGTGGGGGCGACGATCACGCTGACCGTGTCGACCGGCCCGGAGAACACCGACCAGATCCAGATGCCGACGCTGGTCGGGATGACCACCGACCAGGCGGAGGAAAAGCTGCGGAGCATGGGCTGGACCGGGAAGCTGAACGAGAAGGCCGACCGGAACAGCAACGCGCCGGAAGGCACGATCACCGGCCAGAGCCAGCAGCCGGGCACGCAGATCAGCAAGGACGCGAACATCACGGTGAACGTGTCGGAAGGCAGCGGGATCCCGAGCTTCACGTTCACCCCGCCGACCAGCTCGCGTTAG
- a CDS encoding effector-associated constant component EACC1 has product MTAGIVAITVPDSDGELPELAAWLRGEDELRGRVQLFDAVVVGVTSNSAGVFCSSLFAWLHRCRESRVSLKVKRSGAAEELELDCGPSSDAEQVLGAVRGFLDKA; this is encoded by the coding sequence GTGACGGCTGGGATCGTCGCGATCACCGTGCCGGATTCCGACGGCGAGCTCCCGGAGCTCGCCGCCTGGCTGCGCGGGGAAGACGAACTCCGGGGCCGCGTCCAGCTCTTCGACGCCGTCGTGGTCGGCGTGACGAGCAACTCCGCCGGCGTCTTCTGCAGCTCGCTCTTCGCGTGGCTGCACCGCTGCCGCGAATCCCGCGTCTCCCTGAAGGTGAAGCGCTCCGGCGCGGCCGAGGAACTCGAACTCGACTGCGGCCCTTCGAGCGACGCCGAACAGGTGCTCGGCGCCGTCCGGGGATTCCTCGACAAAGCCTGA
- a CDS encoding ABC transporter ATP-binding protein: MIRLEGVGKRYGRGDFVLRDVDLTVESGHVVGVLGSNGSGKSTLLRIMAGVSHPTTGSLTGTPRIGYLPDRFPAGQRMGARAYLRHMARIHGLTDLSMIDPLLERLALVGGPTAPLRTLSKGNAQKVGLAQAVMVRPDLLVLDEPWSGLDVGTHAILGELVAETRARGASVVFTDHRPQVVHDHADVVHLIDEGRLTAESTEPTTRIVLRGGGTGWAGEPGVRHAVVEGAQVVLTVEVAAVDAVLLRALKDGWSVREVAPCSP, encoded by the coding sequence GTGATCCGGCTCGAGGGGGTCGGCAAGCGGTACGGGCGAGGTGACTTCGTCCTCCGCGACGTCGACCTGACCGTCGAGTCCGGGCACGTCGTCGGCGTCCTCGGCAGCAACGGCTCCGGCAAGTCGACGCTGCTGCGGATCATGGCCGGTGTCTCGCACCCGACCACCGGTTCCCTCACCGGCACCCCGCGGATCGGCTACCTGCCGGACCGCTTCCCGGCCGGCCAGCGGATGGGCGCGCGGGCGTACCTGCGGCACATGGCCCGCATCCACGGGCTCACCGACCTCTCGATGATCGACCCGCTGCTCGAGCGGCTCGCGCTGGTCGGCGGCCCGACGGCGCCGTTGCGCACGCTGTCCAAGGGCAATGCGCAGAAGGTCGGGCTCGCGCAGGCCGTCATGGTGCGCCCCGACCTGCTGGTCCTCGACGAGCCGTGGTCCGGGCTCGACGTCGGCACGCACGCGATCCTCGGCGAGCTCGTCGCCGAGACGCGGGCGCGCGGGGCGAGCGTCGTGTTCACCGACCACCGCCCGCAGGTCGTGCACGACCACGCCGACGTCGTCCACCTCATCGACGAAGGCAGGCTCACGGCGGAAAGCACCGAGCCGACCACCCGGATCGTCCTGCGCGGCGGCGGTACCGGCTGGGCCGGCGAGCCCGGCGTCCGGCACGCCGTCGTCGAAGGCGCGCAGGTGGTGCTCACCGTCGAGGTCGCCGCGGTGGACGCGGTGCTGCTGCGGGCGTTGAAGGACGGCTGGTCGGTGCGGGAGGTGGCGCCGTGCTCGCCATGA
- a CDS encoding aminodeoxychorismate/anthranilate synthase component II — protein sequence MRVLVVDNYDSFVYNLVQYLAQLGADCTVWRNDVVDLDRVPEFDAVLVSPGPGTPERAGQSMDVVRKCAETHTPMLGVCLGHQALGVVYGATVDRAPELLHGKTSQVRHTGAGILKDLPAEFTATRYHSLTVLPETIAEDVFEVTGRTESGIVMGMRHRELPLEGVQFHPESVLTEGGHRMLANWLAAAGHPVDPVRVNELERATQALQKAAVA from the coding sequence ATGCGCGTCCTCGTCGTCGACAACTACGACAGCTTCGTCTACAACCTGGTCCAGTACCTGGCCCAGCTCGGCGCCGACTGCACGGTCTGGCGCAACGACGTCGTGGACCTCGACCGCGTGCCCGAGTTCGACGCCGTGCTGGTCTCGCCCGGCCCCGGGACGCCCGAACGCGCTGGTCAGAGCATGGACGTCGTCCGCAAGTGCGCCGAGACGCACACGCCGATGCTCGGCGTCTGCCTCGGGCACCAGGCGCTCGGCGTCGTCTACGGCGCCACCGTCGACCGCGCGCCCGAGCTGCTCCACGGCAAGACGAGCCAGGTGCGCCACACCGGCGCCGGCATCCTCAAGGACCTGCCGGCGGAGTTCACGGCCACCCGGTACCACTCGCTGACCGTGCTGCCCGAGACGATCGCCGAAGACGTCTTCGAGGTCACCGGGCGCACCGAGTCCGGCATCGTGATGGGCATGCGCCACCGCGAGCTGCCGCTGGAAGGCGTGCAGTTCCACCCGGAGTCCGTGCTCACCGAGGGCGGCCACCGGATGCTGGCGAACTGGCTGGCCGCGGCCGGGCACCCCGTCGACCCGGTCCGGGTGAACGAACTCGAGCGCGCGACCCAGGCGCTCCAGAAGGCCGCTGTTGCGTGA